In Oryza sativa Japonica Group chromosome 2, ASM3414082v1, the following are encoded in one genomic region:
- the LOC9266853 gene encoding uncharacterized protein, giving the protein MAVGELGDGAASEGMARLSLSATVTAMAATATATATSSVFDNDDLLREILVRVALPHCLVRASLVCKSWLRNASDLVFLRRFRSLHPPPTLGFYIDSSVLSCPRFVALQGHPPELGVLLGRASRHFDAWSDVPLSMWDSRNGRVLVEIYGKLAVHSPLLPPADISVYPQTPLKVWLDRSFTYNLHEFLPEDGGNGREYYRLALGYKCKCMIAYLFHLVDGIWVGRASDTISFPGPDEQAELVIPLGVHAFGKLFLLTNFSIIIVLDCKTLELTKVNITDEIELEDCDEVDLCEGKLEDEFTLVCLHPTKLQVWTHNLSQITWTLSHSVARDDILQASVTEAGESCAHVSILGIANAGKSAFLKLDDSIFLLDIVAKNMTKVYEICPEDGDIERIYPLLMIWPPKFPAHLTGMDDPMESILEPGSHRALSDP; this is encoded by the exons ATGGCCGTCGGGGAGCTGGGTGATGGTGCTGCATCGGAGGGGATGGCGCGGTTATCCCTATCAGCAACGGTGACGGCCATGGCGGCTACGGCTACGGCTACGGCGACCTCCAGCGTCTTCGACAACGACGACCTCCTCCGCGAGATCCTCGTCCGCGTCGCGTTGCCCCACTGCCTAGTCCGCGCCTCCCTCGTCTGCAAGTCCTGGCTCCGCAACGCCTCCGACCTGgtcttcctccgccgcttccgCAGCCTCCACCCCCCTCCGACGCTGGGGTTCTACATCGATTCCTCGGTACTCTCTTGCCCTCGCTTCGTAGCCCTGCAAGGCCATCCTCCTGAGCTAGGTGTTCTCCTCGGCCGCGCCAGCCGACACTTCGATGCGTGGAGCGATGTGCCCTTGAGCATGTGGGATTCCAGAAATGGGCGTGTGCTTGTCGAAATCTATGGGAAACTTGCGGTGCATAGTCCTCTTCTTCCGCCTGCTGATATTTCTGTCTACCCACAGACCCCTCTGAAAGTGTGGCTAGATCGTTCTTTCACCTACAACCTCCATGAATTTCTTCCTGAGGATGGTGGTAATGGGAGAGAGTACTACCGACTGGCTTTAGGCTACAAATGCAAGTGCATGATAGCTTATCTGTTTCATTTGGTTGATGGCATCTGGGTTGGTCGTGCGTCCGACACTATTTCATTCCCAGGACCTGATGAACAGGCCGAGCTGGTCATACCATTAGGAGTTCATGCTTTTGGAAAATTATTTCTCCTCACTAACTTCAGCATCATCATTGTGTTGGATTGCAAGACTCTGGAGTTGACCAAAGTGAATATTACTGATGAGATTGAATTGGAAGATTGTGATGAGGTTGATCTGTGCGAAGGCAAGCTCGAGGATGAGTTTACTCTCGTATGTCTCCACCCCACAAAACTTCAAGTGTGGACTCACAACTTGTCTCAAATTACATGGACATTATCTCATTCTGTTGCAAGGGATGATATACTTCAAGCATCCGTTACAGAGGCTGGAGAATCGTGTGCCCATGTCAGTATTCTCGGAATCGCAAACGCTGGGAAGTCAGCATTTCTAAAGCTGGATGATTCTATATTCTTATTGGACATCGTTGCAAAGAACATGACCAAGGTTTACGAAATCTGTCCCGAGGATGGGGATATTGAAAGAATATATCCACTGCTGATGATCTGGCCACCAAAATTTCCAGCACATCTTACAGG GATGGATGATCCGATGGAATCAATTTTGGAGCCTGGGAGTCATAGAGCACTGTCAGATCCATGA